A part of Miscanthus floridulus cultivar M001 chromosome 6, ASM1932011v1, whole genome shotgun sequence genomic DNA contains:
- the LOC136461676 gene encoding phospholipase D alpha 1-like, with product MAQILLHGTLHATIFEAESLSNPHRASGGAPKFIRKLVEGIEDTVGVGKGSTKIYATIDLEKARVGRTRMISNEPINPRWYESFHIYCAHMAADVIFTVKIDNPIGASLIGRAYLPVTDLLDGEEIDKWLEICDENREPIGDSKIHVKLQYFDVFKDRNWARGVRSTKYPGVPYTFFSQRQGCKVTLYQDAHVPDNFVPRIPLADGKNYEPHRCWEDIFDAISKAQHLIYITGWSVYTEITLVRDTNRPKPGGDVTLGELLKRKASEGVRVLMLVWDDRTSVGLLKKDGLMATHDEETANYFHGTDVNCVLCPRNPDDSGSFVQDLQISTMFTHHQKIVVVDHELPNQGSQQRRIVSFIGGIDLCDGRYDTQYHSLFRTLDTVHHDDFHQPNFEGGSIKKGGPREPWHDIHSRLEGPIAWDVLYNFEQRWRKQGGKDLLVRLRDLSDIIIPPSPVMFPEDKETWNVQLFRSIDGGAAFGFPETPEEAARAGLVSGKDQIIDRSIQDAYINAIRRAKNFIYIENQYFLGSSYGWKPEGIKPEEIGALHLIPKELSLKIVSKIEAGERFTVYVVVPMWPEGVPESASVQAILDWQRRTMEMMYTDITQALQAKGIEANPKEYLTFFCLGNREVKQEGEYEPEEHPEPDTDYIRAQEARRFMIYVHTKMMIVDDEYIIIGSANINQRSMDGARDSEIAMGAYQPYHLATRQPARGQIHGFRMSLWYEHLGMLDDVFQRPESVECVQKVNRIAVKYWDLYSSDDLEQDLSGHLLSYPIGVTADGTVTELPGMENFPDTRARVLGNKSDYLPPILTT from the exons ATGGCTCAGATCTTGCTCCACGGCACGCTCCACGCCACCATCTTCGAGGCCGAGTCGCTCTCCAACCCGCACCGCGCCAGCGGCGGCGCCCCCAAGTTCATCCGCAAG CTTGTGGAAGGGATTGAGGATACCGTGGGTGTCGGCAAGGGCAGCACCAAGATATATGCCACCATTGATCTGGAGAAGGCCCGCGTCGGGCGTACACGTATGATCTCCAACGAGCCCATCAATCCTCGTTGGTACGAGTCCTTCCACATCTACTGCGCGCACATGGCTGCCGACGTCATCTTCACCGTCAAGATCGACAACCCCATTGGGGCGTCGCTCATCGGGAGGGCGTACTTGCCTGTCACGGACCTCCTGGACGGAGAGGAGATCGACAAGTGGCTTGAAATCTGTGATGAGAACCGCGAGCCTATTGGAGACAGCAAGATCCATGTGAAGCTTCAGTACTTTGATGTTTTCAAGGACCGCAATTGGGCGAGGGGTGTCCGGAGCACCAAGTACCCTGGTGTTCCTTACACCTTCTTCTCGCAGAGACAGGGTTGTAAGGTTACCCTGTACCAGGACGCTCATGTCCCGGACAACTTCGTTCCCAGGATCCCGCTTGCTGATGGCAAGAACTATGAGCCACACAGGTGCTGGGAGGATATCTTTGATGCCATAAGCAAGGCCCAGCATTTGATTTACATCACTGGCTGGTCCGTGTACACCGAGATCACCTTGGTTAGGGACACCAACAGGCCGAAACCTGGTGGTGATGTTACTCTTGGGGAGTTGCTCAAGAGGAAGGCCAGTGAAGGTGTCCGGGTCCTTATGCTAGTGTGGGATGATAGGACTTCAGTCGGCCTGCTTAAGAAGGATGGCTTGATGGCTACCCATGATGAGGAGACTGCAAATTACTTCCATGGCACGGACGTCAACTGTGTTCTGTGCCCTCGCAACCCTGATGATTCTGGCAGCTTTGTTCAGGATCTGCAGATATCAACTATGTTCACCCACCATCAGAAGATAGTAGTGGTTGACCATGAGCTGCCAAACCAGGGCTCCCAGCAAAGGAGGATAGTCAGCTTCATTGGTGGCATTGACCTTTGTGATGGAAGATATGATACCCAGTACCACTCCTTGTTTAGGACACTTGACACTGTCCATCATGATGACTTCCACCAGCCAAACTTTGAGGGTGGATCAATCAAGAAAGGTGGTCCAAGAGAGCCATGGCATGATATTCATTCACGGCTGGAAGGACCAATTGCTTGGGATGTTCTTTATAACTTTGAGCAGAGATGGAGGAAGCAGGGtggtaaggacctccttgtacGTCTCAGGGATCTTTCTGACATTATTATTCCCCCTTCTCCTGTGATGTTCCCGGAGGACAAAGAAACATGGAATGTTCAGCTCTTCAGATCCATTGATGGTGGTGCTGCTTTTGGTTTCCCTGAGACTCCTGAGGAAGCTGCAAGAGCTGGGCTTGTGAGTGGAAAGGATCAAATCATCGACCGGAGTATCCAGGATGCATACATAAATGCCATCCGGAGGGCAAAGAATTTCATCTACATTGAGAATCAGTACTTCCTTGGAAGTTCATATGGCTGGAAGCCCGAAGGCATCAAGCCAGAAGAAATTGGTGCTCTTCACTTGATTCCGAAGGAGCTCTCATTGAAGATTGTCAGCAAGATTGAAGCTGGGGAACGGTTTACTGTTTATGTTGTGGTGCCAATGTGGCCTGAGGGTGTTCCAGAAAGTGCTTCTGTTCAGGCAATCCTTGACTGGCAAAGGAGAACAATGGAGATGATGTACACTGACATCACACAAGCTCTCCAAGCCAAGGGAATCGAAGCAAACCCCAAGGAATATCTCACTTTCTTCTGCTTAGGTAACCGCGAGGTGAAGCAGGAGGGAGAATATGAACCTGAGGAACACCCAGAACCTGACACTGATTACATCCGGGCTCAAGAGGCTAGGAGGTTTATGATCTATGTTCATACCAAAATGATGATAG TGGATGACGAGTACATCATCATTGGGTCTGCCAACATCAACCAGAGGTCCATGGACGGTGCCAGGGACTCTGAAATCGCCATGGGCGCGTACCAGCCATACCACCTGGCGACCAGGCAGCCTGCCCGTGGCCAGATCCACGGCTTTCGGATGTCTCTGTGGTATGAGCACCTGGGAATGCTGGATGATGTCTTCCAGCGCCCCGAGAGCGTGGAGTGTGTGCAGAAGGTGAACAGGATTGCCGTGAAGTATTGGGATCTGTACTCGAGCGATGACCTGGAGCAGGATCTCTCAGGCCACCTCCTCAGCTACCCGATCGGTGTCACTGCTGACGGCACTGTTACTGAGCTGCCAGGGATGGAGAACTTCCCCGACACCCGTGCCCGCGTCCTCGGCAACAAGTCGGATTACCTCCCGCCCATCCTCACCACATAG